The following proteins are co-located in the Maridesulfovibrio sp. genome:
- a CDS encoding efflux RND transporter permease subunit — MAEQNKKTGPIAWMAGNPVASNLLMIILLVGGLVMGFNIKQEIFPEFTMDTVTVQVSYSGASPEEVEQGIVLAVEEAIIGLDGVKEVSSTAAEGSASIVAEAIEGYDLQKLSQDIKSEVDRITSFPEEAEDPVISVVSRQRGVLSLMVYGDTDELSLRKVAERLREELIGDPGITQVELAEVSGLQISIEIPQEKLRAYGLTLSDVADSLAKTSVELPGGGIKTEGGEILVRFKERRDYAREFARVPIVTGDDGTQVLLEDIAEVKEDFQNDDIVTTFDGKPAVRVEVYRIGDQTPIGVSDAVHEQLEAFNQSLPAGVHVAVRNDSSDIYRQRMDLLLRNAYMGLGLVFVFLALFLEPRLAFWVSMGIPISFLGGMLILSPAGASINMISMFAFIISLGIVVDDAIVVGENVYTMRQQGMNWIEAACEGAKQIAMPVTFSVLTNIVAFMPMFFVPGVMGKIFKVIPLVVCSVFFISLVESLFVLPAHLGHGSERKPGKIMGAILHYQQMISHGLLRFVHKVYRPFLDRAVTLRYLTVALGAACLILSFAYIKSGRLGFTMFPKIESDYAYLTIDLPYGTAKEVTQKVLDKAVLAAEKVAEENGGDQLVGGIYAKIGGAGRRSTSGSHVLKVQVFLTDADTRPIHTDEFVNQWRRNLGPIPGAESVLFESDRGGPGSGSSLEIELSHSDIEVLKKASADLAQALSEYPKVKDIDSGFSPGKRQLDFELLPAGRSLGLTSRNVANQIRASYYGAEVLRQQRGRNEIKVMVRLPEKERASKYDFEELMIRTPDGIDVPLREVVKIKDGRAYTSIDRRNGRRVISVEADVNPRKETSQVLADVVANVIPQLKADYPGLGYSLEGKQADMQESTESLISGLLMAMMVIYALLAIPFRSYFQPLIVMLCIPFGIVGAVIGHALLGYSLSLMSLFGIVALSGVVVNDSLVFIDYVNIQRRKGHCAYDAVLEAGTARFRPIMLTTLTTFGGLAPMILETSRQAKFLIPMAVSLGFGILFATGITLLLVPAFYLIFEDARLFIRKVLRRTDEDLRADGVTEHYPVTKCEHKPEDY, encoded by the coding sequence ATGGCTGAGCAAAATAAAAAAACAGGCCCTATTGCATGGATGGCCGGGAACCCGGTAGCCTCCAACCTGCTGATGATTATCCTGCTGGTCGGCGGCTTGGTTATGGGCTTCAATATCAAGCAGGAGATTTTCCCTGAATTCACAATGGATACGGTTACCGTGCAGGTCAGCTACAGCGGAGCCAGCCCCGAAGAAGTGGAACAGGGAATCGTTCTGGCTGTTGAAGAAGCAATTATCGGCCTTGACGGGGTCAAGGAGGTTTCCAGTACCGCTGCAGAAGGCAGTGCATCAATTGTAGCAGAAGCCATTGAAGGTTATGATCTGCAAAAGCTCAGTCAGGATATCAAGAGTGAAGTGGACCGAATCACTTCCTTTCCGGAGGAAGCCGAGGATCCGGTTATCAGCGTTGTTTCGCGACAGCGCGGGGTTCTTTCGCTCATGGTATACGGAGATACGGATGAACTTTCCTTGCGCAAGGTTGCCGAGCGCCTGCGTGAAGAACTGATCGGTGATCCCGGGATTACTCAGGTGGAGCTTGCTGAAGTCAGTGGATTGCAGATTAGCATTGAGATTCCGCAGGAGAAACTTCGGGCTTATGGTCTGACCCTCTCTGATGTAGCGGATTCCCTTGCCAAGACATCAGTAGAGCTTCCCGGCGGCGGCATTAAGACCGAGGGCGGTGAAATCCTCGTCCGGTTCAAGGAACGCCGTGATTATGCCCGTGAATTTGCGCGGGTTCCCATTGTCACCGGAGATGACGGTACTCAGGTTTTGTTGGAAGACATTGCCGAGGTTAAAGAGGATTTTCAGAACGATGACATCGTAACCACATTTGACGGTAAGCCTGCGGTGCGTGTTGAGGTTTACCGCATCGGCGACCAGACCCCCATCGGGGTCTCTGATGCGGTGCATGAGCAGCTTGAAGCATTTAACCAGAGTCTGCCTGCCGGTGTGCATGTGGCAGTGCGTAACGACAGCTCTGATATTTACCGCCAGCGCATGGACCTTCTTTTACGCAACGCCTACATGGGTCTTGGGCTGGTCTTTGTCTTTCTTGCTTTATTTCTTGAACCTCGTCTGGCTTTCTGGGTTTCCATGGGGATTCCCATTTCTTTTCTGGGCGGCATGCTGATCCTTTCGCCGGCCGGAGCCAGCATCAACATGATTTCCATGTTCGCTTTCATTATTTCACTCGGTATTGTTGTGGATGATGCCATTGTTGTAGGTGAAAACGTTTATACCATGCGCCAGCAGGGCATGAACTGGATTGAAGCGGCTTGTGAAGGGGCCAAGCAGATTGCCATGCCGGTTACCTTCAGTGTTCTTACCAACATTGTCGCCTTTATGCCCATGTTTTTCGTGCCCGGAGTCATGGGGAAAATCTTTAAGGTTATCCCGCTGGTTGTCTGCAGTGTCTTTTTTATTTCACTGGTAGAGTCCCTTTTTGTTCTTCCCGCCCATCTTGGGCATGGCAGCGAGCGTAAGCCGGGTAAGATCATGGGGGCCATTCTTCATTATCAGCAGATGATTTCCCATGGTTTGCTCCGTTTTGTGCATAAGGTCTACAGGCCTTTTCTGGATCGTGCGGTTACTCTTCGTTACCTTACCGTAGCCCTTGGGGCAGCATGTTTGATTCTTTCCTTCGCTTATATCAAGAGCGGCAGGTTGGGATTCACCATGTTTCCGAAGATTGAATCCGACTATGCCTACCTGACAATTGACCTGCCCTACGGCACAGCCAAGGAAGTTACCCAGAAGGTATTGGATAAGGCCGTTCTTGCCGCTGAAAAGGTGGCTGAGGAAAATGGCGGGGATCAGCTGGTTGGAGGTATTTATGCTAAAATCGGCGGTGCCGGCAGGCGGAGCACCAGCGGCAGTCATGTGCTCAAGGTGCAGGTCTTCCTGACCGATGCCGACACAAGGCCTATTCATACTGATGAATTTGTTAACCAGTGGCGGAGAAATTTGGGCCCTATACCCGGAGCTGAGTCGGTCCTCTTTGAGTCTGACCGCGGAGGTCCCGGTTCCGGAAGTTCTCTTGAAATCGAGTTGAGCCATAGTGATATTGAAGTGCTCAAAAAGGCTTCAGCTGATCTCGCACAGGCATTGAGTGAGTATCCCAAGGTTAAGGATATTGATTCCGGTTTTTCACCGGGCAAAAGACAGCTGGACTTTGAACTCCTGCCCGCAGGACGAAGCCTGGGTTTGACTTCCCGCAATGTAGCCAATCAGATTCGTGCTTCCTATTATGGGGCCGAGGTCCTGCGGCAGCAGCGTGGCCGAAATGAAATCAAGGTTATGGTCCGGCTGCCTGAAAAGGAACGTGCTTCCAAATATGATTTTGAAGAGTTGATGATCCGTACTCCCGACGGAATTGATGTTCCTTTGCGCGAGGTTGTAAAAATCAAGGACGGCAGGGCTTACACCTCTATTGACCGCCGTAACGGAAGGCGGGTCATTTCGGTAGAGGCTGACGTTAATCCGCGTAAGGAAACTTCGCAGGTTCTGGCTGATGTTGTAGCTAATGTCATTCCGCAGCTGAAGGCTGATTATCCCGGATTGGGATATTCCCTTGAAGGCAAGCAGGCTGATATGCAGGAAAGTACAGAGAGCCTGATCTCCGGCCTGCTTATGGCCATGATGGTGATTTATGCTCTGCTGGCGATTCCTTTCCGCAGCTACTTCCAGCCGCTGATTGTCATGCTCTGTATTCCTTTCGGCATTGTCGGCGCTGTTATCGGGCATGCCCTGCTGGGCTACAGTTTGAGCCTCATGAGCCTGTTCGGTATCGTGGCTTTGAGCGGGGTTGTAGTCAACGATTCGCTGGTCTTCATTGATTACGTTAACATTCAGCGGCGGAAAGGGCATTGCGCTTATGATGCGGTACTGGAGGCGGGGACCGCCCGTTTTAGGCCCATCATGCTGACCACCCTGACCACCTTCGGCGGACTGGCGCCCATGATTCTTGAAACTTCTAGGCAGGCCAAGTTTCTGATTCCCATGGCTGTATCATTGGGCTTCGGTATTCTTTTCGCTACCGGTATTACCCTGCTGCTGGTTCCGGCATTTTATCTGATTTTTGAGGATGCCCGGTTGTTTATCCGCAAGGTATTACGCCGGACTGATGAGGATTTGCGTGCTGACGGAGTCACCGAGCACTATCCGGTTACAAAATGTGAGCATAAGCCTGAAGATTATTGA
- a CDS encoding HD domain-containing phosphohydrolase: MNAMNDSKLIEESFCSITEAVFKILPKNNLPFSLYRMNSSNGRFTPITIPGKPIISADKQAISEDCQRGLIFIKFTDIGTCKPIFMHHLPTVIDDISHSIPEHELASLLLDGLKRSAEKIYTDSIKLNFKEFSNTLNAVGELLHEKPDLLWLMIPMLDPQHSLVNKALSNGVIGAAVLLHAREVKPDVKIFIDALFALFLCDIGMSSLPEFVLGKEFCLSLDEQKRIRQHPIGSVEVLSLTSSLSKTSLRAILEHHERMDGSGYPRGVTNESLSWLGKLCGAVDSYVAMTMGRPGKKSMPTVTALKILYSESTQYDPNIIYALEKVTYRD; the protein is encoded by the coding sequence ATGAATGCTATGAATGACTCCAAGTTAATCGAAGAGAGCTTCTGTTCCATTACGGAAGCTGTCTTTAAAATACTTCCTAAAAACAATCTTCCTTTCAGCCTGTACAGGATGAATTCATCCAATGGAAGATTCACGCCCATTACAATCCCCGGCAAGCCCATCATCTCCGCTGACAAGCAAGCCATTTCAGAGGATTGCCAACGAGGGCTCATATTTATTAAATTCACGGACATAGGCACGTGCAAACCTATTTTCATGCACCATTTGCCTACAGTTATCGATGACATTTCCCATTCCATCCCGGAACATGAACTGGCAAGCCTGCTTTTGGATGGGCTGAAAAGAAGTGCTGAAAAAATTTATACCGACTCCATAAAATTGAATTTCAAGGAATTCAGCAACACACTGAACGCTGTAGGAGAGCTGCTTCACGAAAAGCCGGATTTACTTTGGCTTATGATCCCCATGCTTGATCCCCAGCATTCGCTGGTTAACAAAGCACTTTCCAACGGTGTAATCGGCGCGGCAGTCCTGCTGCATGCCCGCGAAGTAAAGCCGGATGTTAAAATTTTCATTGATGCGCTCTTCGCTCTTTTTCTCTGCGATATAGGCATGTCCAGCCTGCCTGAATTTGTGCTCGGAAAAGAGTTTTGCCTTTCGCTGGATGAACAGAAACGTATCCGCCAGCACCCGATCGGCTCAGTGGAAGTTCTGAGCTTGACCAGCAGTCTGAGCAAGACTTCCTTGCGTGCAATTCTTGAACATCACGAAAGGATGGACGGTTCCGGTTACCCCAGAGGAGTTACCAACGAAAGCCTTTCGTGGCTCGGCAAACTCTGCGGGGCGGTGGATTCATACGTGGCAATGACCATGGGCCGGCCGGGCAAGAAAAGCATGCCCACAGTGACTGCGTTAAAAATCCTGTACAGTGAATCCACGCAATACGATCCGAATATTATCTACGCCTTGGAAAAAGTAACCTATCGTGATTAA
- a CDS encoding acetate--CoA ligase family protein translates to MDSLFTPSSIAVVGASSVSGKIGNTILSNLLSAGYSGRIYPVNPRGGDIHGISAYKKNSDIGTPVDLAVVAVPRDFVLGVFKELLELGVRSVVVITAGFKEVDHEGWLLEVQLAELAEKHGVNLLGPNCLGVINSRGGVNASFATGNPLPGSMGFFSQSGALCVAVLDWALGEKVGFSKFISLGNKAVINEASMIEYLGNDPETKVILGYVENIENGREFMAQAAKVSMKKPILMMKAGTTPAGARAASSHTGAMAGSDKACDAAFRQSGVIRVEKLDELFNLAKAFSVQELPLGPNLGIVTNAGGPGILAADACGESVMRMPTFSPSTIGELQRMLPGYASLYNPVDLLGDADAESYARAVRIVGHDPAVNSLLVIIAPTVNLDFTEVAKAVVEGMGEVSKPVFCCLMGRKNSAEAREIFAEAGVPVYDFPKQAVRAMDCMHKYAVWKGRPPRTYITPEHDVDAARAVVDNALRSGRSELVEFQARDIVTAYGLPTPESDLARSGDEAVAIAEQLGYPVVLKIASPEISHKSDVDGVRVGLNSAEEVKAAFWDITARTQRLRPDVFIAGCLVQQMASPQSREVIVGFRRDKQFGPLLMFGLGGVYVEILKDISFRLAPLSVEEAGEMVREIRSYMLLKGVKGGEPVDFEAITDVLIRMSCLANDFPEIYEAEFNPVLVSSDEALVADARMTVVDISADAGNRPDERE, encoded by the coding sequence TTGGATAGTCTGTTCACTCCGTCATCAATCGCCGTTGTAGGCGCTTCATCTGTTTCCGGAAAAATTGGAAACACCATTCTGTCTAACCTGCTGAGTGCCGGGTATAGCGGGCGGATTTATCCGGTAAACCCGCGAGGCGGTGATATTCACGGTATTTCCGCATATAAAAAAAATTCTGATATCGGCACTCCTGTTGATTTAGCTGTTGTGGCTGTTCCCCGAGATTTTGTTCTTGGGGTATTCAAGGAACTGCTTGAACTTGGAGTCCGTTCTGTGGTGGTTATCACCGCAGGATTCAAGGAAGTGGACCATGAAGGCTGGTTGCTTGAAGTTCAGCTTGCGGAACTTGCTGAAAAGCACGGTGTGAATCTGCTTGGCCCCAACTGTCTCGGCGTGATCAATTCCAGAGGCGGGGTCAATGCATCCTTTGCCACCGGCAATCCGCTTCCCGGAAGTATGGGCTTTTTCTCGCAGTCCGGTGCGCTTTGCGTAGCTGTTCTTGATTGGGCTTTGGGAGAGAAGGTCGGCTTTTCGAAATTTATCAGCCTTGGTAATAAAGCTGTTATCAATGAAGCTTCCATGATCGAATATCTCGGTAATGACCCTGAAACAAAGGTTATTCTCGGATATGTGGAGAATATTGAAAATGGCCGGGAATTCATGGCGCAGGCGGCTAAGGTCTCCATGAAAAAACCGATACTGATGATGAAGGCCGGTACTACCCCCGCAGGGGCCAGAGCCGCGTCATCGCATACCGGAGCAATGGCCGGATCGGATAAAGCCTGCGATGCGGCTTTTCGCCAGTCTGGTGTTATCCGGGTGGAAAAGCTTGATGAACTTTTCAATCTTGCCAAGGCTTTTTCAGTTCAGGAATTGCCGTTAGGACCGAACCTTGGCATTGTGACCAATGCTGGTGGACCCGGTATCCTTGCGGCTGACGCCTGTGGTGAATCGGTTATGCGCATGCCCACTTTTTCGCCTTCGACGATTGGGGAATTGCAGCGCATGCTTCCGGGGTACGCATCGCTTTACAACCCTGTTGATCTTCTCGGGGATGCTGATGCAGAAAGTTATGCCCGGGCTGTGCGCATTGTGGGCCATGATCCGGCTGTGAACAGCCTGCTGGTAATTATCGCTCCCACGGTTAATCTTGATTTCACGGAAGTTGCCAAAGCTGTTGTTGAGGGCATGGGTGAAGTGAGCAAGCCTGTTTTCTGTTGTCTTATGGGACGCAAGAACAGCGCCGAGGCCCGTGAAATTTTTGCAGAAGCCGGAGTTCCGGTATATGACTTTCCCAAGCAGGCTGTCCGTGCAATGGACTGCATGCATAAATATGCTGTCTGGAAAGGCCGTCCCCCGCGTACTTATATCACACCGGAACATGACGTTGATGCTGCCCGTGCGGTTGTAGACAACGCATTACGGTCCGGTCGTTCCGAGCTGGTTGAATTCCAAGCCCGGGATATTGTTACCGCTTACGGATTACCGACGCCGGAGTCCGATCTTGCCCGCTCCGGTGATGAAGCTGTGGCGATTGCCGAGCAGCTCGGGTATCCGGTTGTGCTCAAGATTGCTTCCCCGGAGATTTCGCATAAGTCCGATGTGGACGGAGTCCGTGTAGGACTGAATTCCGCAGAGGAAGTTAAGGCAGCCTTCTGGGATATCACCGCCCGTACACAGCGTTTGCGTCCGGATGTGTTTATTGCCGGTTGTCTTGTGCAGCAGATGGCTTCTCCCCAGTCCCGTGAGGTTATTGTCGGGTTTCGCCGGGATAAGCAGTTCGGCCCTTTGCTTATGTTCGGACTCGGCGGGGTTTATGTTGAGATTTTGAAGGATATCTCGTTTCGTCTTGCTCCTCTTTCTGTGGAGGAGGCTGGAGAGATGGTCCGTGAGATCCGTTCCTATATGTTATTGAAAGGAGTCAAGGGGGGCGAGCCCGTTGACTTCGAGGCGATTACTGATGTTTTGATCAGGATGTCATGCCTTGCGAATGATTTTCCTGAAATTTACGAAGCAGAATTCAATCCTGTGCTTGTCAGCTCGGACGAGGCTCTGGTTGCCGATGCCCGGATGACTGTTGTCGACATCTCCGCAGATGCGGGCAACCGGCCGGATGAGCGCGAATAA
- a CDS encoding DRTGG domain-containing protein — protein sequence MVSIYIGSTTGYSGKNLLAMSLGLKFRNSGFNVGYMKPVGAVPHMDGDTPGDADAAFIQQVLGLEQDPAKVTPVLVTRDFTIKAFSEDMGDLMPSIVESYEELSRDKDVMILGGSGSYLSSGTYCGVSGPDVSRALGAKTILVDRYSSELHYDYVLRVHKELGDDFLGVVFNDVPEHYMDELTSLIVPFLEKKGVKVLGIIPRDPLMGAIKVSDLAERLFGKIISAHTKADRVVENFLIGTMQVENFITHFRRHKNSAVIVGGDRADVQLVALEGNCPCLILTGNLYPNDIILTRSEVLEIPVIVVRDDTYAVAKKMEAIQESYKLRDMIKINHGAGLVNSELDYDYIFDELDL from the coding sequence ATGGTAAGTATATATATAGGTTCCACTACCGGATATTCCGGCAAGAACCTTCTGGCCATGTCGCTGGGGCTTAAATTTCGTAACAGCGGATTTAATGTAGGTTACATGAAGCCTGTGGGAGCTGTTCCCCATATGGACGGTGATACCCCCGGAGATGCGGATGCGGCTTTTATCCAGCAGGTGCTGGGGTTGGAGCAGGACCCGGCCAAGGTGACTCCTGTTCTGGTCACCCGTGATTTTACCATCAAGGCTTTTTCCGAAGACATGGGTGATCTCATGCCATCTATTGTAGAATCATATGAAGAACTCAGCAGGGACAAGGATGTCATGATCCTTGGCGGCTCCGGAAGCTATCTCAGTTCCGGAACTTACTGCGGGGTGAGCGGGCCGGATGTTTCCCGTGCCCTCGGCGCAAAGACCATTCTGGTGGACCGCTACAGCAGTGAGCTTCATTACGATTACGTGCTCCGGGTCCATAAGGAACTTGGGGACGATTTCCTAGGAGTTGTGTTTAATGACGTTCCTGAACATTACATGGATGAACTGACCTCACTGATCGTTCCTTTTCTGGAAAAGAAAGGAGTGAAGGTACTGGGCATTATTCCCCGTGATCCGCTCATGGGCGCCATTAAGGTCAGTGACCTTGCCGAAAGGCTTTTCGGGAAGATCATCTCCGCCCACACCAAGGCTGATCGGGTAGTTGAGAATTTCCTTATCGGTACCATGCAGGTAGAGAACTTTATCACCCATTTCAGGCGGCATAAGAATTCTGCTGTCATTGTGGGGGGGGACAGGGCGGATGTTCAACTGGTGGCCCTTGAAGGTAATTGTCCCTGTCTTATCCTGACCGGTAATCTGTATCCTAATGATATTATCCTGACACGTTCAGAAGTTCTTGAAATTCCAGTTATTGTTGTGCGTGACGATACTTACGCCGTAGCCAAGAAGATGGAAGCAATTCAGGAAAGTTACAAGCTTAGGGATATGATTAAGATCAATCATGGAGCTGGGCTGGTCAATTCCGAGTTAGATTATGACTACATATTTGATGAACTGGACCTATGA
- the tmcD gene encoding electron transfer complex subunit TmcD, translating to MPDASTWDWNPGRREVQDTGSWSDKFEWVEEFHASPDGEKVGAVVNKGDLEFTACVNGEIWEEAYDRIFYPKFAPDGRFTGIAQQMGEWTLSVDGEHWPENYGYIWKTTFGPEGSIICAVQQDMEYGMGVDGVLWENFFENANDFAVGSDGKSTAAVVQVTSMPQADIETFQKGIFTVAVNGTAWDNVFVNCYTPVFDAKCEKVACQVRKTLYDYTIAVDGKIWQREFQCVWAPSFNPATGALVAPVRLGGKWGMAQDGELIWKNTFANCWHQQFCADGSKLWAIVAPSFGSFTVAVDGKPWSITAPVVIDMAVSPDGNRAAALGKDGYDYTVMCDGKVWPGVYQMAWKPVFSPDSSKVAAKVEKNGRYTVVLDGKPYAQDFDQCWEPIFSPDSSKVLIRAIDGGKFVRIVAEVSEF from the coding sequence ATGCCTGATGCGTCCACGTGGGATTGGAATCCCGGTAGGCGAGAGGTCCAGGACACTGGATCCTGGTCTGATAAATTTGAGTGGGTGGAAGAATTCCATGCCAGCCCCGATGGAGAGAAAGTCGGTGCTGTTGTTAATAAAGGCGATCTGGAATTCACTGCTTGCGTCAACGGTGAGATTTGGGAAGAAGCATACGACAGGATTTTCTACCCTAAATTCGCACCTGACGGCAGGTTTACAGGTATTGCCCAGCAGATGGGCGAATGGACTCTGTCTGTTGACGGTGAGCATTGGCCGGAAAATTACGGCTACATCTGGAAGACTACGTTCGGTCCTGAAGGTTCTATAATCTGTGCTGTGCAGCAGGATATGGAATACGGAATGGGCGTGGACGGTGTCCTCTGGGAGAACTTTTTTGAAAATGCAAATGATTTTGCTGTTGGTAGTGATGGAAAATCCACTGCGGCGGTGGTTCAGGTTACGTCCATGCCTCAGGCAGACATTGAAACTTTCCAGAAAGGAATTTTCACTGTTGCTGTGAATGGTACTGCATGGGACAACGTTTTCGTAAACTGCTACACACCGGTATTTGATGCCAAATGTGAAAAAGTTGCCTGCCAAGTAAGAAAAACTCTCTATGATTACACCATCGCAGTCGATGGCAAGATCTGGCAGCGTGAATTTCAGTGTGTCTGGGCTCCCAGCTTCAACCCCGCAACCGGTGCTCTCGTAGCGCCTGTTCGTCTGGGTGGAAAATGGGGTATGGCTCAGGATGGCGAGTTGATCTGGAAGAATACCTTCGCCAACTGCTGGCATCAGCAGTTCTGCGCTGACGGTTCTAAACTTTGGGCTATTGTTGCTCCCTCCTTCGGCAGCTTTACCGTTGCTGTTGATGGTAAGCCTTGGTCCATCACTGCTCCTGTTGTTATCGACATGGCTGTCAGCCCTGACGGTAACCGCGCAGCAGCGCTCGGTAAGGACGGCTACGATTACACTGTAATGTGTGACGGTAAAGTCTGGCCCGGTGTTTACCAGATGGCTTGGAAGCCTGTTTTCAGCCCCGATAGCAGCAAAGTTGCTGCCAAAGTTGAAAAGAATGGTCGCTACACCGTTGTTCTCGACGGCAAGCCCTATGCTCAGGATTTTGATCAGTGCTGGGAGCCCATTTTCAGCCCTGACAGCTCCAAAGTCCTCATTCGTGCAATAGATGGCGGCAAATTTGTACGCATCGTTGCCGAAGTAAGCGAATTCTAA
- the tmcC gene encoding TmcC family electron transfer complex membrane anchor subunit: MNSVYAFVVGPLAWFAWGVFVLGSAYRLVSMYQLAKAKDGSSLHYMSFKYGFRSIMAWMNPTGTLGWQRNPWTAMMTFVFHICLVIVPLFLLGHVVLWDQFFGISWPTLPDTVADIMSILVVVCCIYFGARRFLQKDVAYLTTGKDWVALAVPSLVFLTGVMAYHEIGDAKVMLILHILCGELMLISIPFTRLSHAVFGLFTRAYMGSEFGGVRRCKDW, encoded by the coding sequence ATGAACAGTGTTTATGCATTCGTGGTTGGCCCTCTGGCTTGGTTCGCCTGGGGCGTGTTTGTTCTCGGTTCCGCTTACAGACTGGTTTCCATGTATCAGCTTGCTAAGGCAAAAGACGGTTCGTCTTTGCATTACATGAGCTTCAAGTATGGTTTCCGTTCCATCATGGCATGGATGAATCCTACCGGAACCCTTGGTTGGCAGCGCAATCCTTGGACTGCGATGATGACCTTTGTCTTTCATATCTGTCTTGTCATTGTGCCTCTCTTCCTGCTGGGACACGTGGTTCTCTGGGATCAGTTTTTCGGCATCAGTTGGCCGACTCTCCCGGACACCGTTGCTGACATCATGTCCATTCTGGTTGTTGTCTGCTGCATCTACTTCGGCGCACGCCGTTTTTTGCAGAAAGACGTTGCTTATCTGACCACAGGTAAGGATTGGGTTGCACTTGCTGTGCCTTCCCTCGTTTTCCTGACCGGTGTTATGGCCTACCATGAAATCGGCGATGCCAAGGTTATGCTCATTCTGCATATCCTCTGTGGTGAACTCATGCTTATCAGCATTCCCTTCACCCGTTTGAGTCACGCAGTGTTCGGCCTGTTCACCAGAGCTTACATGGGTTCCGAGTTCGGCGGTGTTCGTCGCTGCAAGGACTGGTAA
- the tmcB gene encoding electron transfer complex ferredoxin TmcB encodes MTFDRKIEDAGLERGVSRLTPERIENTLKQVIEGETGAKLKLYAETCMRCGMCSEACHYYMSHDGDPSYSPAGKVHQTMGKILRKNYKLTADEIYEMAQIAYTECNLCRRCVHFCPLGIDTGYIMSMVRRMCHKLGVTPQYIQDTAHSHSATMNQMWLKDDEWPDTLQWQEDEARDEMPNLRIPLDKEGAEIYYSVIAPEPKFRTQLIYQAAYIFNEAGVDFTMPTEPGWDNSDMCMFTGDFEMMGRLKKRHFESALNLKCKRIVMGECGHAFRSIYDQGNRWDAWEMYPIEVVHSIEFFWELFEAGKIKLREKFKEPITIHDPCNVIRGRGLMEQSRKLAHAICENVVEMTPNLEHNYCCAAGGGVINCGPPFKNVRMKGNRIKAEQLKATGVNTILAPCHNCHGGLEDLVHYYELGMDIKFFGDLIYELMEKPE; translated from the coding sequence ATGACATTCGACAGGAAAATCGAAGACGCCGGACTCGAGCGGGGTGTTTCCCGCCTGACTCCGGAACGTATCGAAAATACTCTCAAGCAGGTTATAGAAGGAGAAACCGGCGCAAAACTCAAGCTCTATGCTGAGACTTGCATGCGTTGCGGTATGTGTTCCGAAGCCTGCCATTATTATATGTCCCACGATGGTGACCCCAGCTATTCTCCCGCTGGTAAAGTTCATCAGACTATGGGCAAAATTCTGCGTAAGAACTACAAACTTACTGCAGATGAAATCTACGAAATGGCGCAGATTGCTTACACCGAGTGTAACCTCTGCCGTCGCTGCGTACATTTTTGTCCGCTCGGTATTGATACCGGTTACATTATGAGCATGGTGCGTCGTATGTGCCACAAGCTCGGCGTAACTCCCCAGTACATTCAGGATACTGCGCATTCCCATTCCGCAACCATGAACCAGATGTGGCTCAAGGATGATGAATGGCCGGATACCCTGCAGTGGCAGGAAGATGAAGCACGTGATGAAATGCCCAACCTGCGCATTCCGCTGGATAAAGAAGGTGCGGAGATCTACTACTCCGTTATCGCTCCGGAACCCAAGTTCCGTACCCAGCTTATCTATCAGGCTGCATATATCTTCAACGAAGCCGGTGTAGATTTCACCATGCCCACCGAACCGGGCTGGGATAACTCCGACATGTGTATGTTTACCGGTGACTTTGAAATGATGGGTCGTCTCAAGAAACGTCATTTCGAATCTGCCCTTAATCTTAAATGTAAACGCATTGTCATGGGTGAGTGCGGTCACGCATTCCGTTCCATCTACGATCAGGGTAACCGTTGGGATGCATGGGAAATGTATCCTATTGAAGTTGTTCACTCTATTGAGTTTTTCTGGGAGCTTTTTGAAGCCGGGAAAATCAAACTGCGTGAAAAGTTCAAAGAGCCGATTACCATTCATGACCCGTGCAACGTCATTCGAGGTCGAGGTTTGATGGAACAGTCTCGCAAACTTGCACATGCTATTTGTGAGAACGTGGTTGAAATGACCCCCAACCTTGAGCACAACTACTGCTGTGCTGCTGGTGGTGGTGTTATCAACTGCGGTCCTCCGTTCAAGAATGTCCGTATGAAGGGTAACAGGATCAAGGCTGAGCAGCTTAAAGCAACCGGCGTGAACACCATTCTCGCTCCCTGCCATAACTGCCACGGCGGACTCGAAGACCTCGTTCACTATTATGAGCTTGGCATGGACATTAAGTTCTTCGGTGACTTGATCTATGAACTCATGGAAAAGCCGGAGTAG